One Photobacterium sp. TY1-4 genomic window carries:
- a CDS encoding TetR/AcrR family transcriptional regulator has translation MKKKSEKVREKILDAAVDLMSMEGYKHVSMRKIAKQANVGDATIYNYFPNKESLLYGYFADQVKKSVEELQSIEDIESYSLQEKIQLLIETNLTQMLPYREFVQEAFEMTFLTPLAKFGHVSPIKSQLSDQIRLYLSQAYTQGALEEESLHEFIPSLFWDYYLGMVMYWLKDDSEDFTNTTQLLDLSLNFGISLLASGVLSKAGQMASFLLRQHMFSGFELMAKQMGQLRGLTGKRAE, from the coding sequence ATGAAGAAGAAAAGTGAAAAGGTCCGCGAGAAAATTCTGGATGCTGCGGTCGATTTGATGAGCATGGAGGGTTACAAGCATGTCTCGATGCGCAAAATCGCCAAGCAAGCCAATGTCGGCGATGCCACGATTTATAACTACTTTCCGAACAAAGAAAGTTTGCTGTACGGCTACTTTGCGGATCAGGTGAAAAAGTCGGTTGAAGAACTGCAATCCATTGAGGATATTGAAAGTTATTCACTGCAAGAGAAAATCCAACTGCTCATAGAAACCAACCTGACCCAGATGCTGCCGTATCGTGAGTTTGTTCAGGAAGCCTTTGAGATGACTTTTCTCACGCCTTTGGCCAAATTCGGCCATGTCTCGCCGATTAAATCGCAGCTCAGTGATCAAATCAGGCTCTATCTGTCTCAGGCTTATACGCAGGGAGCGCTCGAAGAAGAAAGCCTGCACGAGTTCATTCCGTCCCTGTTTTGGGATTACTACCTCGGCATGGTGATGTACTGGCTCAAGGATGATTCGGAAGATTTTACCAATACCACGCAACTGCTCGATCTGAGCCTGAACTTTGGTATTTCTTTACTCGCCAGCGGTGTGCTGAGCAAAGCCGGGCAAATGGCGTCGTTTCTTTTGCGCCAGCATATGTTTTCAGGATTTGAGCTGATGGCGAAGCAAATGGGTCAGCTGCGGGGGTTAACCGGGAAAAGGGCCGAATGA
- a CDS encoding GNAT family N-acetyltransferase, whose amino-acid sequence MEVIRVSRKEDLRGVLALYRELRGHDPVVSEQALASSWDEIQANPSIQLVVAEVDGQLASTCQLGVIPTVTNAGRPFGVIEHVITGQDYRRRGLSHKVLEKALSLAWEQGCYKVMLLSGEDRVAAHRLYEKVGFQAGIEKGFVVKRPHDEGR is encoded by the coding sequence ATGGAAGTGATTCGAGTGTCCCGGAAGGAAGATTTGCGTGGTGTGCTGGCGCTTTACCGAGAGCTGCGGGGGCACGATCCCGTGGTCAGTGAGCAGGCGCTGGCATCGAGCTGGGATGAAATTCAGGCCAATCCTTCGATTCAGTTGGTGGTCGCTGAAGTCGACGGGCAACTGGCATCCACCTGCCAGCTTGGGGTTATCCCCACCGTGACCAATGCCGGCCGGCCGTTCGGTGTGATCGAACATGTGATCACCGGACAGGATTACCGCCGTCGCGGTCTGAGCCATAAAGTGCTCGAAAAGGCGCTGTCACTGGCCTGGGAGCAGGGTTGCTATAAAGTGATGCTCCTGTCCGGAGAAGATCGAGTTGCCGCGCACCGTTTGTATGAAAAAGTGGGTTTTCAGGCGGGGATTGAAAAAGGGTTTGTGGTGAAACGACCACATGATGAAGGAAGATGA
- a CDS encoding ABC1 kinase family protein yields the protein MMSKVPTSKIHRNAIVAGTAVKLGANAVKNRTQSLLSPRGSKLNTQQTDAEQAEIIFSALGRLKGTALKAAQMLALENSLVPKAYREALNKACYRAPGLNRAVVRKVFMSQFGCPPEKLFAVFDYTPFAAASLGQVHRAEDRNGNLLAVKVQYPGIAESIHADIATLSVLLKAVPSRFQFEQMLPEIELRLMEETDYELEFQRQADFYAGCDIANLRVLPPIAAYSSKRVMSSPYVAGLHIDEWLETDPPISARNAVCQALCDLFFTSISRYGMLHADPNIGNFLIDKDNRLVVLDFGCTVPVDPDTAGAFVALLKAYKTQDIEQVIDYFNRLYMNHQGEPEKMKNNALFIEYLAWQHQLLAPASFDFSAHPSYMAQGVSLAVDAHKYSEFPVNPSKEVLFLERVYYGYLQLCQRAGACVRFEIDTLFEEQANV from the coding sequence ATGATGAGCAAGGTTCCGACCAGTAAAATCCATCGTAATGCCATTGTGGCCGGTACTGCGGTCAAACTGGGGGCGAATGCGGTCAAAAACCGGACGCAATCGCTACTGTCGCCTCGGGGGAGCAAGCTGAATACCCAACAGACTGACGCTGAGCAGGCCGAGATTATCTTTTCTGCCTTGGGCCGCTTAAAAGGCACGGCGTTGAAAGCGGCGCAAATGCTGGCCTTGGAAAATAGCCTGGTCCCGAAAGCCTACCGGGAGGCACTCAATAAGGCCTGTTATCGCGCGCCCGGGCTCAACCGCGCCGTAGTGAGAAAAGTATTCATGAGCCAGTTTGGCTGTCCGCCGGAAAAGCTGTTTGCAGTGTTTGATTACACGCCCTTTGCCGCCGCAAGTTTAGGTCAGGTTCACCGGGCCGAAGACCGCAACGGCAACTTGCTGGCGGTGAAGGTGCAATACCCGGGAATTGCCGAGAGTATCCACGCCGACATCGCGACGCTGTCAGTCTTGCTCAAGGCGGTCCCATCTCGTTTTCAATTCGAACAGATGTTGCCGGAAATTGAGCTGCGGCTGATGGAGGAGACTGACTATGAGCTGGAGTTCCAGCGGCAGGCAGACTTCTATGCCGGTTGTGATATTGCGAACTTGCGCGTCTTGCCGCCCATTGCCGCCTATTCCTCAAAGCGCGTGATGAGCTCGCCCTATGTCGCTGGTTTGCATATTGATGAATGGCTGGAGACCGACCCGCCGATCTCAGCACGCAATGCCGTCTGCCAGGCACTGTGCGACCTGTTTTTTACCTCGATTTCCCGTTACGGCATGCTGCACGCCGACCCGAATATTGGGAACTTCCTGATCGATAAGGACAATCGGTTGGTGGTGCTGGATTTCGGTTGTACCGTCCCGGTTGATCCCGACACTGCTGGGGCGTTTGTGGCGCTGTTGAAAGCCTATAAGACGCAAGACATTGAGCAGGTCATTGATTATTTCAACCGCCTGTATATGAATCATCAGGGAGAGCCGGAAAAGATGAAGAACAACGCACTCTTCATTGAGTATCTGGCGTGGCAGCATCAACTGCTGGCCCCGGCGTCTTTCGATTTTTCTGCCCATCCGAGTTATATGGCGCAAGGGGTGTCGCTGGCCGTGGACGCGCATAAATACAGTGAGTTTCCGGTGAATCCGAGCAAGGAGGTGCTGTTTCTGGAGCGCGTCTATTACGGTTATCTGCAACTGTGTCAGCGAGCCGGCGCGTGTGTCCGGTTTGAGATCGATACCTTATTTGAGGAGCAAGCGAATGTCTGA
- a CDS encoding LysR family transcriptional regulator — MNLRQLEVFYAVMKAGTVSGAARSLYVSQPNVTRVLAHTEQQLGFALFERVKGRLIPTQEALALLPEAEKIYQQLGQFRSLTQKVARGAQHLRIGAPPILASTMLPPVIAVLSRQGNMSIELITGNKDELSQGLLRHELDIAVAFGDDCPPGLNCSVLTSGRVQAVAPVALLDLSPEPITLEAVVQSGVNIIGLDTRDPLGAILDHMIHALDPEYHYALAVRSYSAAVELAKLGLGIALVDPWTAQGHRDNPQLTVAELSPAVPVQVSVYSAIHHPPSAACRLFEATLKHSCNIDL, encoded by the coding sequence GTGAATCTCAGGCAACTGGAAGTCTTTTACGCGGTAATGAAAGCGGGTACAGTCTCCGGAGCCGCCCGTAGCTTGTATGTTTCCCAGCCCAATGTGACCCGGGTGCTGGCCCATACCGAGCAACAGCTCGGATTCGCGCTGTTTGAGCGGGTGAAGGGGCGCCTGATCCCGACTCAGGAAGCCCTGGCGCTGCTGCCTGAAGCGGAAAAAATCTATCAGCAGCTGGGCCAGTTTCGCTCCCTGACGCAAAAGGTTGCCCGCGGTGCACAGCACCTTCGTATTGGTGCGCCGCCTATTCTGGCCAGTACGATGCTGCCGCCGGTGATCGCGGTACTGAGCCGGCAAGGCAACATGTCGATAGAGCTGATCACCGGCAATAAAGACGAGTTGAGCCAGGGGTTACTTCGTCATGAACTCGATATTGCCGTGGCTTTTGGGGATGACTGTCCGCCCGGCCTGAATTGTAGTGTGCTGACATCCGGACGGGTTCAGGCTGTTGCGCCCGTTGCGCTGCTCGACCTGTCGCCGGAGCCAATTACTCTGGAAGCTGTGGTGCAGTCCGGGGTGAATATTATCGGCCTAGATACCCGGGATCCGCTGGGGGCGATTCTCGATCATATGATCCATGCCCTTGATCCGGAATATCACTACGCACTGGCGGTGCGGAGCTATAGCGCGGCGGTGGAGCTGGCCAAACTCGGCCTCGGCATTGCGCTGGTTGATCCCTGGACGGCGCAAGGGCACCGTGATAACCCTCAGCTGACGGTGGCTGAGCTCTCGCCTGCAGTACCGGTACAGGTTTCGGTGTACAGCGCGATTCATCACCCCCCCTCGGCAGCCTGCCGGTTGTTCGAAGCGACGCTAAAGCACAGCTGTAATATCGATCTATAA
- the dgcN gene encoding N-acetyltransferase DgcN — MQIPQPYLLFLGDVTDPLSAKTARGILHWRPESCVGQLRLTAQTVSLSLPDLSLADAKNQGAQTLVIGTANAGGVIPTAWQQVLKEAVAMGFHIASGMHQRLRDIPGLSALAEQHQVQLFDVRHYVAPLAVGTGQKRAGKRLLTVGSDCSVGKMYTALALEQALTQAGLSARFKATGQTGILIQGQGISVDAVVADFISGAVETLSPDFDSHVWDVIEGQGSLFNPSFAGVSLGLLHGAQPDALVLCHELGRSHIRHLPHMPMPEISAVLAANIQAAKLTNPAAEFVGICLNTSAISTEEAKVVCEQWREQYQLPVTDPVRFGVDNIIQQLVDRGA, encoded by the coding sequence ATGCAAATTCCTCAACCTTATTTACTGTTTCTCGGGGATGTGACCGACCCGTTATCGGCGAAAACAGCGCGCGGTATTCTGCACTGGCGCCCGGAGAGTTGTGTCGGCCAGCTTCGTTTAACGGCGCAGACGGTCTCCCTGTCGCTGCCGGATCTGTCGTTGGCGGATGCGAAAAACCAGGGGGCTCAAACGCTGGTGATCGGCACTGCCAACGCCGGCGGGGTGATCCCGACAGCCTGGCAGCAGGTGCTGAAAGAGGCGGTGGCGATGGGCTTTCACATTGCTTCGGGCATGCATCAGCGCTTGCGTGATATCCCCGGCCTCAGTGCGCTGGCCGAGCAGCATCAGGTGCAGTTGTTTGACGTCCGGCACTACGTTGCCCCGCTGGCGGTGGGCACAGGACAAAAGCGTGCAGGAAAGCGCTTGCTGACGGTGGGCAGTGATTGCTCGGTCGGGAAAATGTATACCGCGCTGGCACTTGAACAAGCCCTGACGCAAGCCGGTCTGTCGGCCCGGTTCAAAGCCACCGGCCAGACGGGTATCTTGATCCAGGGGCAGGGGATTTCGGTCGATGCCGTGGTGGCGGATTTTATCTCCGGGGCCGTGGAAACGCTTAGTCCGGATTTTGACTCGCATGTGTGGGATGTGATTGAAGGCCAGGGCTCATTGTTCAATCCATCTTTTGCCGGGGTGAGCCTGGGGCTGTTGCATGGCGCGCAGCCCGATGCCTTGGTGCTGTGCCATGAGCTGGGTCGGTCACATATCCGTCATTTACCGCACATGCCGATGCCAGAGATTTCGGCGGTGCTGGCCGCAAATATTCAGGCTGCGAAACTGACCAATCCAGCAGCTGAATTTGTCGGGATCTGCCTCAATACCTCGGCGATCTCCACCGAAGAAGCGAAGGTTGTATGTGAGCAGTGGCGTGAGCAGTATCAGCTTCCGGTTACAGATCCGGTGCGCTTTGGCGTCGACAATATCATTCAACAGCTGGTTGACCGAGGTGCCTGA
- a CDS encoding DUF2214 family protein, translated as MGKISPFSGHLAIENALLAEKLNFETARKLVLIDAMYGLSAIVTLGAGLILWFLVGKPSQFYTGNAVFHVKIGLFFFIALMSVIPTLFFLKHRKNESSEIQVPRYIMRIKRLEATLLLLLPFLAVLMARGYGS; from the coding sequence ATGGGTAAGATATCTCCATTTTCTGGGCATCTTGCTATTGAAAATGCATTGCTTGCCGAAAAACTCAATTTCGAGACGGCAAGGAAATTAGTGCTGATCGACGCAATGTATGGTTTAAGTGCCATCGTTACACTGGGCGCGGGGTTGATATTGTGGTTCTTAGTCGGTAAGCCCAGTCAGTTTTATACCGGTAATGCCGTTTTTCATGTAAAGATTGGTTTGTTCTTCTTCATTGCACTGATGTCTGTAATACCCACCTTATTCTTTTTGAAACACAGAAAAAATGAAAGTTCAGAGATTCAAGTTCCAAGGTATATCATGCGTATCAAACGGCTTGAGGCGACGTTGTTACTTCTGCTCCCTTTCTTAGCGGTACTCATGGCGCGTGGTTACGGCAGTTAA
- a CDS encoding MetQ/NlpA family ABC transporter substrate-binding protein: protein MQKNKKVSQWLLGAALVLGLTGCGQQEEAVLKVGATVGPHAQVVEAVAREAEKQGLKVEVIEFSDYITPNAALADGSLDLNSYQHLPFLQTYNANNGSHLVSMGESILMRMGIYSKTFNSLAELPDHARIAIPNDPTNGGRGLLLLADANLITLKPGVGHKATLSDIVENPKQLEIIEIEAAQLPRSLEDVDAAAITMNYIMSSGLDPKEFGLYLEPKDAALAVMVVAAREADKNNADYQKFVKIYQSQPVRDFIQQTFNGTIEPAFQ from the coding sequence ATGCAAAAGAATAAGAAAGTCAGTCAGTGGTTGCTCGGTGCAGCATTGGTGCTGGGATTAACCGGCTGCGGCCAACAAGAAGAAGCAGTATTAAAAGTCGGCGCAACCGTCGGCCCGCATGCCCAGGTGGTGGAAGCTGTTGCCCGGGAAGCCGAAAAACAAGGATTAAAAGTGGAAGTGATCGAGTTTTCGGATTACATCACACCCAATGCGGCACTTGCAGACGGCAGCCTGGATCTCAACAGCTACCAGCATCTACCCTTTTTACAAACATACAATGCCAACAACGGCAGTCATTTAGTTTCTATGGGTGAGTCGATTCTGATGCGAATGGGGATCTATTCCAAAACCTTCAATAGCCTCGCCGAATTGCCGGATCATGCACGCATTGCCATTCCGAACGATCCGACGAACGGCGGACGCGGCTTGCTGCTGTTGGCCGATGCCAATCTCATCACGCTCAAACCGGGTGTCGGCCACAAAGCGACGCTGAGCGATATCGTTGAGAACCCGAAGCAGCTTGAGATCATTGAAATTGAAGCGGCCCAATTGCCGAGAAGCCTCGAGGACGTAGATGCTGCCGCCATTACGATGAACTACATCATGTCATCGGGCCTGGATCCGAAAGAATTTGGCCTTTATCTGGAGCCGAAAGATGCAGCGCTGGCCGTGATGGTCGTGGCCGCACGCGAAGCCGATAAAAACAATGCCGATTATCAAAAGTTTGTAAAAATCTACCAGTCACAGCCGGTCCGTGACTTTATCCAGCAGACGTTCAACGGCACCATCGAGCCTGCTTTCCAATAA
- the dgcA gene encoding N-acetyl-D-Glu racemase DgcA, with the protein MQIQAKPEHIPFAKPFRIARGARTHLDIVRVTITDGGHSVEAECTPYARYGEDTASVLAQIEQVLPMLAALSAQQAKVALQTLLPAGAARNALDCALWSLIAQQCNSQFPSPYFQLQPALETAMTVSIGTPQEMARQARDYVAQGASLLKVKLDAEHIVSRVAAVRDVAPDARIVLDANEAWTGMDLPALFEALAPLAVAMIEQPLPAGDDDALGHFDHRIPVCADESCHTRADLAHVRGRYEMINIKLDKTGGLTEALALKAAARQDGLSVMVGCMLGTSLAMRAALPIAQDAAVVDLDGPVLIGETGPEALTYRDGQLYL; encoded by the coding sequence ATGCAGATCCAAGCAAAGCCCGAACATATCCCGTTTGCCAAACCCTTTCGCATTGCCCGGGGCGCCCGAACCCACCTGGATATTGTGCGGGTGACAATCACTGACGGGGGGCACTCGGTTGAAGCCGAATGTACACCTTATGCCCGATATGGCGAGGACACCGCATCTGTGCTGGCGCAAATCGAACAGGTGCTCCCGATGTTGGCAGCGTTGTCGGCGCAGCAGGCCAAAGTGGCGCTGCAAACCCTGTTGCCGGCCGGGGCAGCCCGGAATGCGCTTGATTGCGCCCTGTGGTCGCTCATCGCCCAGCAATGTAACAGTCAGTTCCCGTCGCCTTATTTTCAGTTGCAGCCTGCGCTGGAAACGGCAATGACGGTTTCCATCGGGACGCCGCAGGAAATGGCCCGACAAGCGCGGGACTATGTCGCACAGGGGGCATCCTTGCTGAAAGTAAAGCTGGATGCGGAACATATCGTGAGCCGGGTTGCCGCAGTCCGGGATGTCGCGCCGGATGCAAGGATTGTCTTAGATGCCAATGAAGCCTGGACGGGGATGGATCTTCCTGCGCTGTTTGAGGCGCTCGCGCCGCTGGCGGTTGCGATGATTGAACAGCCTCTGCCGGCCGGGGATGATGATGCCTTGGGCCACTTTGACCACCGGATTCCGGTGTGTGCCGATGAGAGTTGCCATACCCGGGCGGATTTGGCGCATGTTCGCGGCCGCTATGAAATGATCAACATTAAGCTGGATAAAACCGGCGGACTGACCGAAGCGCTGGCGCTCAAAGCCGCCGCGCGGCAGGATGGATTATCAGTGATGGTCGGGTGTATGCTCGGCACATCCCTGGCGATGAGGGCTGCCCTGCCTATTGCCCAGGATGCCGCGGTGGTCGATCTCGACGGCCCAGTGCTCATTGGCGAAACCGGTCCGGAAGCACTGACTTACCGGGACGGCCAGTTATATCTCTGA
- a CDS encoding DUF2867 domain-containing protein encodes MIKTVAVPMSPLLEHTLPKAQFADAYEVELNDPDQDVWDITYKLFTEGQQDWIKALMGLRNLLVTPFGLKTGPMNDGEQVLQERIGIFKVYEKTAHEVLLGENDRHLDFRISVLKDTASATLTVTTKVEMHNTLGRAYITVIEPFHRMIVKSMLRQAKKKGAF; translated from the coding sequence ATGATCAAAACTGTTGCTGTGCCAATGTCACCGTTGCTCGAACATACGCTTCCCAAGGCGCAATTTGCCGATGCGTATGAAGTTGAGTTGAATGATCCCGATCAGGATGTCTGGGATATCACCTACAAGTTGTTCACCGAGGGTCAGCAGGATTGGATTAAAGCCTTGATGGGACTGCGTAACCTACTGGTGACGCCGTTTGGCCTGAAAACCGGGCCGATGAACGACGGGGAGCAGGTGTTACAAGAGCGCATCGGTATTTTTAAGGTGTATGAGAAAACAGCGCACGAGGTACTGCTCGGGGAAAATGACCGTCATCTGGATTTCAGAATTTCGGTGCTGAAGGATACCGCGAGTGCAACCCTGACCGTTACCACCAAAGTTGAGATGCACAATACCCTGGGTCGGGCCTATATCACGGTGATCGAGCCGTTTCACCGCATGATTGTCAAAAGTATGCTCCGACAGGCGAAGAAAAAAGGGGCATTTTAG
- a CDS encoding histidine phosphatase family protein, with amino-acid sequence MKRICLVTHTQATHSVNGQVGGWFDSELTEPGRAQAARLGEKIKAHGFELEKLQVYSSDLKRAVQTTEALVAGLALDVRYDARLREMSFGRHEGMDQAAHEAIMQPVSSTGERLDHRICDGAESRREFAARIVACVQEIMQQPGDALIVTHGFAATFVIAAFQQIDIESMGYIAFKVNPGSVSILEADDLFQNRAVCLLNG; translated from the coding sequence ATGAAAAGAATTTGTTTAGTGACGCACACGCAAGCGACTCATTCTGTGAATGGTCAGGTGGGCGGCTGGTTTGATTCGGAACTGACGGAGCCCGGGCGCGCTCAGGCCGCTCGTTTAGGCGAGAAAATCAAAGCGCATGGTTTTGAGCTTGAAAAGCTGCAAGTTTATTCCTCCGACCTCAAGCGCGCGGTACAGACAACGGAGGCGTTGGTTGCCGGGTTGGCGTTGGATGTGCGGTATGACGCCAGATTGCGGGAGATGTCGTTTGGCCGTCACGAAGGGATGGATCAAGCCGCGCATGAGGCGATCATGCAGCCTGTGAGTTCGACGGGGGAGCGGCTGGATCACCGGATCTGTGACGGTGCGGAGTCTCGTCGGGAATTTGCAGCGCGGATCGTTGCGTGTGTTCAAGAGATCATGCAGCAGCCGGGTGATGCGTTAATTGTGACGCATGGTTTTGCGGCGACCTTCGTGATTGCGGCATTTCAACAGATTGATATTGAAAGCATGGGCTATATTGCATTTAAGGTGAATCCGGGCAGCGTGTCGATCCTGGAAGCGGATGATTTATTTCAAAATCGCGCCGTTTGTTTGCTCAATGGGTAA
- a CDS encoding methyl-accepting chemotaxis protein — protein MFFNKSVQQENQRLKEDLHALLQVKESLEADMLRVTLDTDGHVVSVNARFQDEMKLRADAVKGRHITALVPESSRSTPHFKLMSDAVKQGKHWNGALELDKGDGEAAWLRSILQPIQAPKGGINHFLIYASELTRTIKASREQEDLIKALHRSTAVIEFSLEGVILEANQNFLTSMGYKKSEIIGKHHRMFCEHSEVHSPEYTAFWQKLGRGEFVSDRFKRIDSYGHTVWLEATYNPIYDANGDLYKVVKFATVITEQINREIAIAEAAEIAHEVSATTGEQTTQGNQVIESTIGKMGELASQMADANEGIQALNAQSQKINELVSSIDGIANQTNLLALNAAIEAARAGEQGRGFAVVADEVRLLASRTSQTTEEIMAVVSENLKLTENAVQMIEQGLAQASEALELSKEAGQVMRDIRMGAQKVDDAVGSFAKQL, from the coding sequence ATGTTTTTTAATAAATCGGTACAACAAGAAAATCAAAGGCTTAAAGAAGATTTACACGCCTTATTACAAGTCAAAGAAAGTTTAGAAGCGGATATGCTTCGGGTGACACTCGATACGGACGGCCACGTCGTGTCGGTGAATGCGCGCTTTCAGGATGAGATGAAGTTGCGTGCGGATGCGGTTAAAGGACGCCACATTACGGCACTGGTGCCGGAGTCTTCCCGCAGTACACCGCATTTTAAACTGATGTCGGACGCAGTGAAGCAAGGGAAGCACTGGAACGGGGCGTTGGAACTAGACAAAGGTGACGGGGAAGCCGCCTGGCTGAGATCAATTCTACAGCCGATCCAGGCGCCGAAAGGTGGGATCAACCATTTCCTGATCTATGCGTCTGAGCTGACCCGAACGATTAAAGCCTCACGTGAGCAGGAAGATTTAATCAAGGCGCTGCACCGCTCGACTGCCGTGATTGAATTCAGTCTCGAAGGCGTCATTCTGGAAGCCAATCAGAATTTCCTGACCTCCATGGGCTATAAAAAATCGGAAATCATCGGTAAACATCATCGCATGTTCTGTGAGCATTCGGAAGTTCATTCGCCGGAATATACGGCCTTTTGGCAGAAACTGGGCCGGGGGGAGTTTGTGTCCGATCGCTTCAAGCGAATTGACAGTTACGGTCATACTGTATGGCTGGAAGCGACTTATAACCCGATTTATGATGCCAACGGCGATCTGTATAAAGTGGTGAAGTTTGCCACGGTGATCACGGAACAGATTAACCGTGAAATCGCGATTGCGGAAGCGGCAGAGATTGCACACGAAGTGTCGGCGACAACCGGTGAGCAAACCACGCAGGGGAACCAGGTCATTGAATCAACCATCGGCAAGATGGGAGAGCTGGCCAGCCAGATGGCTGATGCGAACGAAGGGATCCAGGCGTTGAATGCGCAATCGCAAAAAATCAACGAACTGGTCAGCAGTATCGACGGGATTGCCAACCAGACCAACTTACTGGCGCTGAACGCGGCGATTGAGGCGGCCCGGGCCGGTGAGCAAGGACGAGGGTTTGCCGTGGTTGCGGATGAGGTCCGTTTGCTGGCTTCGAGAACCAGCCAGACCACGGAAGAAATCATGGCGGTGGTCTCGGAGAACCTCAAGCTGACAGAAAATGCCGTGCAGATGATCGAGCAGGGCTTGGCCCAGGCTTCAGAAGCACTGGAGTTGTCGAAAGAAGCCGGTCAGGTGATGCGGGATATCCGGATGGGCGCGCAAAAAGTTGATGATGCTGTGGGCAGCTTCGCCAAGCAGCTCTAA
- a CDS encoding nuclear transport factor 2 family protein gives MTPKEVVIAYWESMQSNDFAKASEWLAEDFECFWPQSSELIVGRENFAAINSYYPADGEWVFTINAAVAEHDTVVTDVSVTDGVRQDRVITFHTVKDGFIRKQAEFWPDDYPAPEWRKQWVKIV, from the coding sequence ATGACGCCAAAGGAAGTGGTTATCGCATATTGGGAGTCGATGCAGTCAAATGATTTTGCTAAAGCCAGCGAGTGGCTCGCGGAAGATTTCGAATGCTTTTGGCCTCAATCGTCTGAGCTCATTGTGGGTCGTGAAAATTTTGCAGCTATCAACTCATACTATCCGGCAGATGGTGAGTGGGTATTTACAATCAACGCTGCGGTTGCTGAACATGACACTGTGGTGACAGATGTGTCCGTCACCGATGGGGTGCGACAAGATCGGGTGATTACCTTTCATACCGTGAAAGATGGTTTCATTCGTAAACAAGCGGAGTTTTGGCCTGACGATTACCCGGCACCGGAATGGCGAAAACAATGGGTCAAGATTGTATAA
- a CDS encoding LysE family translocator — protein sequence MMATLWEIMPAMSVLAFVLAITPGPNNFLLASSGAQFGMKRSLRHLLGIRLGIMVLIVLCASGVGAAMTQHPGIYQTLRYLGLGYMLWMAGKLALSSASGMAAEQTGPLSVRQATLFQLGNVKAWMACLALVSSYNLPEQYWSSVLMILLVFTAFGFMANSLWAYMGYGMRCLLDSPKKQQGFNVALALLTVGTLLPAFLD from the coding sequence ATGATGGCAACGCTATGGGAGATTATGCCGGCGATGAGTGTCCTCGCCTTTGTGCTGGCCATTACCCCCGGCCCGAATAATTTCTTGCTGGCCAGTTCCGGCGCCCAGTTCGGGATGAAGCGATCGCTTCGGCACCTGTTGGGGATCCGTCTGGGGATCATGGTGTTGATTGTGTTGTGTGCCAGCGGTGTCGGGGCGGCGATGACGCAACATCCCGGGATTTATCAGACGCTACGTTATCTCGGGCTCGGGTACATGCTGTGGATGGCAGGGAAACTGGCGCTCTCAAGCGCATCCGGCATGGCGGCGGAACAAACCGGTCCGTTGTCGGTGAGACAGGCGACCTTATTTCAGTTGGGCAATGTCAAAGCTTGGATGGCCTGCCTGGCGCTGGTCAGCAGTTACAATTTACCCGAGCAATACTGGTCCTCTGTGCTGATGATCCTGCTGGTGTTTACCGCGTTTGGTTTTATGGCGAATAGCCTGTGGGCTTATATGGGCTACGGCATGCGCTGCCTGCTGGATTCTCCGAAAAAGCAGCAAGGATTTAATGTAGCCCTGGCACTGCTGACGGTTGGCACACTGCTTCCGGCTTTTTTGGATTAG